Proteins encoded by one window of Salvia splendens isolate huo1 chromosome 7, SspV2, whole genome shotgun sequence:
- the LOC121741769 gene encoding RNA-binding protein MEX3B-like, producing MEVVVGEEKLYSHNLRDFLRIKEEDHRRNLNQSTSSSSGAGRRSITMSAFLNDKIAQPPPPEDPPRRSESSRTLLDIIREDQTAGLRRGGDDGRSSWRHLKDKIRLRRRITDNNNNNNNNNNNHHNQSDESIQPDSRAPIPLTNPRRSTERSTAPLEPSISPRMRQLTADGNGNSNVNEERRIDAAELALEGNDSPLKMSLMALLAENDRQMGYESSAYAMDEDEPEEEVNDVVIEETGTSTAGGGSKGAEGENCCVCMVRHKGAAFIPCGHTFCRLCSRELWVQRGNCPLCNNFIVEILDIF from the coding sequence ATGGAAGTCGTCGTCGGTGAAGAGAAGCTGTACTCTCATAATCTGCGAGACTTTCTGCGAATCAAGGAGGAAGATCATCGGAGGAATCTCAACCAGAGCACCTCCTCCAGCAGCGGCGCCGGCCGCCGCAGCATCACGATGAGCGCGTTTCTCAACGACAAAATCGCTCAGCCTCCGCCGCCCGAGGATCCGCCGCGGCGCTCAGAGTCGAGCCGGACGTTGCTAGACATCATCCGCGAGGATCAAACCGCCGGTCTCCGCCGCGGCGGGGATGACGGCCGGAGTAGTTGGCGGCACTTGAAGGACAAGATCCGCCTCCGCCGCAGAATCAccgacaacaacaacaacaacaacaacaacaacaacaatcacCACAATCAATCAGACGAGTCAATTCAACCCGATTCCAGAGCTCCGATTCCCCTCACAAACCCTAGGCGATCAACGGAGAGATCCACCGCTCCACTCGAACCCTCAATTTCACCTCGGATGAGGCAATTGACAGCCGACGGCAACGGAAACTCAAATGTGAACGAAGAGCGCCGCATCGACGCGGCGGAATTGGCGCTGGAGGGGAACGATTCGCCGTTGAAGATGTCGTTGATGGCCTTGCTAGCGGAGAATGATCGGCAGATGGGGTATGAAAGCTCGGCATACGCGATGGATGAAGACGAACCAGAGGAGGAAGTAAATGATGTAGTAATTGAAGAAACCGGCACCTCCACCGCCGGCGGCGGCAGCAAAGGGGCGGAGGGCGAAAACTGCTGCGTTTGCATGGTGAGGCATAAGGGGGCGGCTTTTATCCCCTGCGGCCACACGTTTTGCCGGCTGTGCTCCCGGGAGCTTTGGGTACAGAGAGGAAACTGCCCTCTTTGCAACAATTTCATTGTTGAAATTCTTGATATCTTTTGA